The genomic segment GAAGTACCTGCGCCAGAACGTCGCCTGTCCCATCGCCGTGGAAGGGAAGGTTCTGTCGGTGGCGACGGCCGAGCCGGGCAATCCGCTCCTGGCCGACGATCTGGAGCAGTCGCTCGGGCTGAGGGTCAAGCTCTTCGTCGCGCCGCCCTCCGCGGTGCTCGAGGCCATCGAGCGGGCCTACGGGGCGAATACGGCGCTGCAGAAGATCGTCGAGGGCATGGGCTCGTCGAGCGGCGAGCGGGACGCGGAAGCCGACGACGATGTGAACCACCTGCGCGACATGGCGTTCGAGCCGCCGGTGGTGCGGCTGGTGAACATCCTGATCGACGGCGCGCTCGCCGCGGATGCCTCGGACATCCACATCGAGCCCTTCGAGGATACCCTCCTCGTGCGCTATCGAATAGACGGGCTCCTCTACGACCAGGAATCGCCGCCGCGCCGGCTCCGCGCCGCCCTGACCTCGCGCATCAAGATCATGGCGGAGATGAATATCGCCGAGCGCCGCCTGCCGCAGGACGGACGCATTCGCGTGACCGCGCACGGCCGTCGGGTGGACATCCGCGTCTCGACCATTCCCACCGTCCACGGTGAGTCCATCGTGATGCGGCTGCTGGATCGCGCCTCGGTGTTCCTGTCGTTCGACCGTCTCGGCTTCGCGCCCCGCACGGCGGACACCTTCGAAGGGATGATCCGGCGCCCGCACGGCATGGTGCTGGTCACCGGGCCCACCGGCTCCGGCAAGACGACCACGCTGTACGCGGCCCTCGACAAGATCAACCGGCCCGATCTCAAGATCATCACTGTCGAGGATCCCGTCGAGTACCAGCTCAAGCGGGTCAACCAGATCCCGGTGAAGCCCAAGATCGGGCTGAGCTTCGCCGCCGGGCTGCGCCACATCGTGCGGCAGGATCCCGATGTCATCATGGTGGGCGAGATCCGCGATCTCGAGACGGCCGAGATCGCCATCCAGGCCGCCCTGACCGGACACCTCGTGTTCTCGACGCTCCACACCAACGACGCGTCCAGCGCGGTGACGCGGCTGCAAGACATGGGGTGCGAGCCGTACCTCTTCTCGTCGGTCCTGAACGGCGTGCTGGCCCAGCGGCTCGTGCGGAGGATCTGCCAGGGCTGTCGCGTGCCCAAGCCCGCGGAGGCCGCCGAGCTCGTTGCGCTGGGCGTTGCCAGCACCGGAGCCGAGGAGCTCTTCCACGGCAAGGGCTGCGACGAGTGCCGGGGCACCGGGTACCGAGGGCGCACCGGGATCTACGAGCTCCTCCGGGTCACCGAGTCCATCCGCAGCCTCATCGTGCGCAAGGCGCCGGCCGCCGAGATCCGTCGGGAGGCGGTCGCGCACGGGATGGTGACCCTCCGCGAGGACGGCTGGGCCAGGGCCCGTGCGGGGCTGACGACGGTCGCGGAGATCCTCCGCGTCACGGAGGACGAGATCTAGCGTGACGGTCTTCACGTACCGCGCAAGGGATCGGAGCGGCCAGGCCATCGACGGTGTCATGGAGGCGCCCGACGCGCGGGCCGTGGTCGATCGACTGCAGCGGGATGCGTACTTCCCCATCACCGTCGTCCCCCAGGAAGCGCGCCGGCGTCTGCTCGGCTTCGCCTGGCCGGCGCGCGGCGGTGGGCGAGTCTCCCGCCGCGACGTCCTCGCCTTCACCCAGCAGCTGGCCACGCTGATCGAGGCCGGCATGCCACTCGACCGCGCGCTGGCCATCCAGGGCGAGCTCGCGTCGGGCGCCCGCCTCCGCGCCATCATCGCGGACGTGCTCCAGCGCGTCCGCGGCGGCTCCTCGCTGGCCGATGCGCTGGCCCTGCATCACCCGCGGCCGTTCTCCCGGCTCTACGTCAACATGGTGCGGGCGGGGGAGAAGGGCGGCGCCCTCGAGGCCACGCTCCGGCGGCTCGTGGAGTTCCTGGAGGAGGCGGGCGAGTTCCGCGATGCGATCGTCTCCGCGTTGATCTATCCCGCGCTGCTGGCCGGCGTCGGCGCCGCGGCGGTGATCTTTCTGCTCGCCTTCGTCGTGCCCCGCTTCGCGGCCATCTTCAGCGACGTGGAGTCGACGCTTCCGCTGCCCACGCTCATCCTCCTCCGCGTCAGCGAGACCATCCAGCATTACGGCTGGCTGCTGGGCATCCTCGCCCTCGGCGTCGTCGCGGCGATACGGCTGGGCCTGGCGACGGCGAGCGGCCGCCTCCGCGCTGATCGCATGCTCCTCGCCCTGCCCATCGTGGGCGAGGTGATCGTCAAGATCGAGATGGCGCGCTTCAGCCGCATCCTGGGCACGCTGCTCCGGGGCGGTGTGGCCCTGGTGAGCGCCCTCGCCGTGGTAACGGAGCTTCTGGGCAACCGCGTGCTGGCGCGGGCGGTGGCCGCCCTGGGCGACGGCGTTCGTCGGGGCGCCGGTCTCGCCCAGCCGATGGCAGATGCCGCGATCTTCCCGCGTCTCGCCGTCCACATGGTGCGCGTGGGCGAGGAGACGGGCCGGCTCGAGGACACGCTGCTCAAGCTCGCCGCGACCTACGAGGCCGACAGCCGGAAGGTCCTCAAGCGGTTGATCGCCCTCACCGAGCCCTGCGTCATCCTGGTGATGGGCTTGGTGGTAGGCTTCATCGTCGTGGCCATGCTGCTGGCAATCCTCTCGATCACCGATCTGCCGGTCTGAGGCAAGCGAAGGACTGCCGTGACTTCGAGGTCGATCGGGCGCGAGAGGGCTCGCCATGGCGAGCGCGGCTTCACCCTCGTGGAGCTCCTGGTCGTTATCATCATCCTCGGCCTCCTGGCGGGTCTCGTCGGTCCGCGTCTCTTCGGCCGGGTGGGGCAGAGCAAGCAGGCGACCGCGAAGGCCCAGATCGAGCTGCTGGGCGCCGGGCTCGATCAGTACCGGCTCGACGTGGGGTCGTACCCGCCGTCGGGCGCGGGACTCTCGGCGCTGGTCCAGAACCCCAACGTGGCCAACTGGAACGGCCCCTATCTCAAGAAGAACACCGTGCCTCTCGACCCATGGGGGAAGGCCTATCAGTACAAGTGCTGTCCCGGGGACCACGGGGACTACGACCTCTGGAGCTACGGGGCCGATGGCGCCCCGGGCGGCGAGGGCGAGAACGCGGACGTGGCGTCGTGGGACACGCGGTGAGGCGACGCGCTGGGTACACCCTGATTGAGCTCGTGCTCGTGGTCGCGGTACTGGCGGTGGCGAGCTTGGTGGCGGCCCCCGCGGTGGGCCGGGCCGTGGATGGGATACGGGTGCGCACGGAAGTGGCGGGCGTCGCCTCGCTCCTGCGCTGGGCCCGCGAGGAGGCGGTCACCCGTGGGCAGCCCCGCGAGGTGACGCTCGACGCCGAGGGGCAGACGCTGCTGGTGCGCCGCGCGGACGGCGAGGCAGTGCGCGTCGAGAAGCGCCGGCCGCTGTCGTCCCTGGTGCACGTCGTTCCGACGCCCGGCCCCGTGCAGCTGCCGATCACGTTCACGCCGCGCGGCCGCTCCAGCGGGGGCACGGTACGGCTCGAGACGGTGGGGCCGCGCGTCTACCTCGTCACCGTGGATGCCCTTACCGGGCGCGTGACCACCCGGCGGGTCGACTCGTGAGCCGCGGGTTCACGCTGCTCGAGGTCTTGGTCGCGATCGCCATCCTCGGGGTGGCGCTCGTCGCCATGATGCAGCTGTCCGCGCAG from the Candidatus Methylomirabilota bacterium genome contains:
- the gspE gene encoding type II secretion system ATPase GspE, whose translation is MQAATERRRLGEVLTALGAVTEDDVSRAVAQQEGLPFLSAAELPSTPPALKDVSPKYLRQNVACPIAVEGKVLSVATAEPGNPLLADDLEQSLGLRVKLFVAPPSAVLEAIERAYGANTALQKIVEGMGSSSGERDAEADDDVNHLRDMAFEPPVVRLVNILIDGALAADASDIHIEPFEDTLLVRYRIDGLLYDQESPPRRLRAALTSRIKIMAEMNIAERRLPQDGRIRVTAHGRRVDIRVSTIPTVHGESIVMRLLDRASVFLSFDRLGFAPRTADTFEGMIRRPHGMVLVTGPTGSGKTTTLYAALDKINRPDLKIITVEDPVEYQLKRVNQIPVKPKIGLSFAAGLRHIVRQDPDVIMVGEIRDLETAEIAIQAALTGHLVFSTLHTNDASSAVTRLQDMGCEPYLFSSVLNGVLAQRLVRRICQGCRVPKPAEAAELVALGVASTGAEELFHGKGCDECRGTGYRGRTGIYELLRVTESIRSLIVRKAPAAEIRREAVAHGMVTLREDGWARARAGLTTVAEILRVTEDEI
- a CDS encoding type II secretion system F family protein yields the protein MTVFTYRARDRSGQAIDGVMEAPDARAVVDRLQRDAYFPITVVPQEARRRLLGFAWPARGGGRVSRRDVLAFTQQLATLIEAGMPLDRALAIQGELASGARLRAIIADVLQRVRGGSSLADALALHHPRPFSRLYVNMVRAGEKGGALEATLRRLVEFLEEAGEFRDAIVSALIYPALLAGVGAAAVIFLLAFVVPRFAAIFSDVESTLPLPTLILLRVSETIQHYGWLLGILALGVVAAIRLGLATASGRLRADRMLLALPIVGEVIVKIEMARFSRILGTLLRGGVALVSALAVVTELLGNRVLARAVAALGDGVRRGAGLAQPMADAAIFPRLAVHMVRVGEETGRLEDTLLKLAATYEADSRKVLKRLIALTEPCVILVMGLVVGFIVVAMLLAILSITDLPV
- the gspG gene encoding type II secretion system major pseudopilin GspG, whose protein sequence is MTSRSIGRERARHGERGFTLVELLVVIIILGLLAGLVGPRLFGRVGQSKQATAKAQIELLGAGLDQYRLDVGSYPPSGAGLSALVQNPNVANWNGPYLKKNTVPLDPWGKAYQYKCCPGDHGDYDLWSYGADGAPGGEGENADVASWDTR
- a CDS encoding GspH/FimT family protein, which gives rise to MRRRAGYTLIELVLVVAVLAVASLVAAPAVGRAVDGIRVRTEVAGVASLLRWAREEAVTRGQPREVTLDAEGQTLLVRRADGEAVRVEKRRPLSSLVHVVPTPGPVQLPITFTPRGRSSGGTVRLETVGPRVYLVTVDALTGRVTTRRVDS